In a single window of the Bactrocera dorsalis isolate Fly_Bdor chromosome 2, ASM2337382v1, whole genome shotgun sequence genome:
- the LOC125776619 gene encoding uncharacterized protein LOC125776619: protein MDTNKTNNNNNNNKDLRQQKRRTDTDNEKETDAALGKSGRGARRKVNFMDILSPDERELFVEHAKEDSDDTPSCSCAHLAKRPAAAAAATSTAKTPAVRRSGSDSEESHRAEPDGARRRRRRRRRGGQRPLPEAGKPGGCDDPKRRGMSGAIMRWYLRYLREGKTPEAAEAMARSRGKGSSAPPAKERVNTGSARAEGSGTSNRPVGATLTARRGDGRAMPSETYAQTAKRSSGQITPQEPPSSKRSRGNGNKETGSQQSEPAPHRVEEGRRRYADAVKGLRMAVLPQNYPAEALKPEELTELQNLLLDEVFRGENFAASFLGVEFKGGMLQVECKNERSANWLREFAPKLGGWKGPALCARRAEDLPVMHSMTVFLPRSDDKPYEYALGLVKNQNLGLSISSWRVASSKMEEIGGMKGWRLNLYIDDESYKYVRAEGFRLYYRFSTVIMRPHRSAATGSKGAAMPAKQEGESIEKQAASLAAPEAVPMQVDEVADQPCESGTERAVPATTTDVPVEDHCDQGAQLPSTQELLDGLGDPLDGGDTDGGEEGVPFLEPVL from the coding sequence ATGgatacaaacaaaacaaacaacaacaacaacaataacaaggaTTTAAGGCAACAAAAACGGAGAACGGACACGGACAACGAGAAGGAAACTGATGCAGCGCTAGGCAAATCCGGTCGAGGAGCCAGACGGAAGGTGAACTTCATGGATATTCTCTCGCCGGACGAACGGGAGCTATTTGTGGAGCATGCCAAGGAGGATAGCGACGACACGCCCTCATGCAGTTGTGCTCACCTGGCAAAAAGGCCTGCGGCCGCAGCAGCAGCCACGAGCACCGCCAAGACCCCCGCCGTAAGGCGGAGCGGGTCGGACTCGGAAGAGTCACATCGGGCAGAGCCTGATGGTGCGCGCAGAAGGAGAAGGAGGCGCAGAAGAGGTGGGCAACGCCCTCTCCCAGAAGCTGGTAAGCCCGGAGGGTGCGATGACCCAAAAAGGAGGGGTATGAGCGGCGCCATTATGAGGTGGTACCTACGGTACCTGCGAGAGGGGAAGACTCCTGAAGCGGCGGAAGCTATGGCCAGAAGCAGAGGCAAAGGGAGTAGCGCACCCCCAGCAAAGGAGCGTGTCAACACCGGGTCAGCTCGCGCGGAAGGCAGCGGTACCAGTAACCGTCCGGTTGGTGCCACACTGACCGCACGGCGTGGTGATGGTAGGGCAATGCCCTCTGAAACGTATGCCCAAACAGCGAAGCGGAGTAGTGGCCAAATCACGCCGCAGGAGCCCCCCAGCTCCAAAAGGTCTAGGGGCAACGGAAACAAGGAAACCGGTAGTCAACAATCAGAACCGGCTCCCCACCGGGTGGAGGAGGGGCGGCGCAGGTATGCGGACGCCGTTAAAGGCTTGCGCATGGCTGTGCTGCCTCAGAACTACCCGGCGGAGGCGCTGAAGCCGGAGGAGCTTACCGAGCTCCAGAACCTCCTCCTGGACGAGGTCTTCAGAGGAGAGAACTTCGCGGCGTCCTTCTTGGGGGTGGAGTTCAAAGGAGGCATGCTGCAGGTGGAGTGTAAAAACGAGAGGTCTGCCAACTGGCTGCGGGAGTTTGCACCAAAGCTGGGAGGCTGGAAAGGCCCTGCCCTATGCGCGAGGAGGGCGGAGGACTTGCCCGTCATGCATAGCATGACAGTGTTCCTCCCCAGAAGTGATGACAAACCCTATGAGTACGCGCTAGGTCTGGTGAAAAACCAGAACTTGGGGCTTAGCATCTCATCCTGGCGCGTTGCGAGCAGCAAGATGGAAGAAATAGGTGGAATGAAGGGATGGAGGCTGAACTTGTACATTGACGACGAGTCGTACAAGTACGTCCGGGCAGAAGGCTTCCGCCTGTATTACAGGTTTAGCACGGTGATTATGCGGCCCCACAGGTCCGCAGCCACCGGGAGCAAGGGAGCAGCAATGCCCGCGAAGCAGGAAGGAGAGAGCATTGAAAAGCAGGCCGCGTCCTTGGCGGCCCCGGAAGCAGTGCCGATGCAGGTGGATGAGGTGGCGGATCAGCCCTGCGAAAGTGGGACTGAGAGGGCAGTGCCAGCAACGACCACCGACGTCCCTGTAGAGGACCACTGCGACCAGGGAGCACAGCTCCCCTCAACACAGGAACTCCTAGACGGGCTAGGTGACCCATTGGATGGTGGCGATACAGACGGCGGGGAAGAGGGAGTACCCTTCCTCGAACCGGTTTTATGA